TGTTGATGAGCTGTCGCATTGTACGGGCTTTTCAGCTATATCATGTTTTCGTCAAGTATGTCATTATCTTTTGTTATTAGGAAGATCAAGAGAAATAATCTTGTAATCGTTTTTCCAAATTTGATATTACTACACATTGTGCTTTTCTCAAATGTGTTTGTTTATGAAATTTAAGATGGTATTGACTTTTCGTTTTCTTGATATCCGTAGGCGGAGATTACCTCCAATCAGACCAAGTGTCTTACTAACATTAATTCTTATACCCTGGATTGGTGGAGCTGCATGTATGCCAAGTTCTTTCTCTTGTGATTTTCTTTTTGGGGGTTAAGAATGTATATATGTTCATGCGGCGATATCGTATTTATGCTTCTTTGTAATAAGGGTGAAACTTGTCTATATGAAAATTTTGTCTTGGTTCTCAAATTGTCTAATCAAAACTTGAATTGTCATCTTGCAGTTCTTCATATGAACAAGCCTTTAAATCATCGTTGCCATATGCGGACTCAATGGGTCATTCCAATAGTGTGTATTCATGGGTTCTATCTTGCCGCATTGATCGGTATCACAAGGACGGTTCATCATATTGAGTTTAGGTTTCATGAATTCAAAGATCTTTTACAGGGCATAATTGTTTCGTCTGTTGCAATAGGTATATGCTGATCTACTCGTTACGCTAATATCTACGTGCTAAAGTACATGCATTCTGTAAATAATCCTAGTGTTTTTTTGCCCCAGTATGTTGAAAAGATGTTATTTATCGGTTTGAAGGTTTCTTTGGCACTTTATTTATCCCAGTAATTTTTAATCTCAAACAAAAGGTTAATAAACAGCTAGCATCAGTGTGTGAAGAAGTTTGATCAACATTAATATGAAGTATTTAGCATATTCTGAAGAAATCCGAAGATATATTACCTTCCAAAAGTGGAAAGAAATGGTAGCCATTTATTTCAGAAAGAAACAATGGATGAAGCTGGTGGCATTTGACTGAAGAGGTGGCAGTGGCCAAGAATTAACAGACTACAGTTGCTGTGTATCTGCAGATACATTGTAGGGACCACTGCTGTCtgcttttttgtttgttttcgaGCTCTTGAATACTTTTGGCAGATGAATCACCTTGTTGTTGCCACGTGTAACTGCATGCACACACGTCTTAACATACCAAATGTAAATGCGTCTCAAGCCTGGTGCATATGTAGCTTCTTTGTTTAGGTCTTTAGGTGTAGAAGATATACCGACCTTTTATGTGTTTGTTTCCTCAATTCTGGATTGTCGTAAATTTTACAGCATTATGGATTGGTGCATATGTTTTAAATGAAGTCCACGAAGATATTTCTTGGATTCAAGTTTGTTCAAGATTTCTTCTTCTAGTGACGGTATGTTTTACTTCAGCTTCTGTTCTACTGTATCTTTCAATTTCAGTATACTTCTATCCAAACTTCTATCTGCAGGCGGCGTGTCTCATAATTTCACCGTTTTCACACAGGCAAGTGTTTTAGTGCTAGTATTCTTTTCAATGTCACTTTCCCAACCTTTGAGTTATCAAATAAGCTTAAGGAAAAGAGAATCCTCGAAAGTTATGACAATGCGCCAAGCATTGGGGATACCAGAAAGTAGATTGATCATACAGACTACAACCGCAAGCGCTATTGATCTCAACCAACCTTTAGACAAACTGCTGGAAAATAAGAGATTTCGACACTCATTCATGGTCTTCGCTGACAggtctccctttttttttctttatttcttttttaaactttCTCACTTCCTCTATCTCTTTTTTTGTTCGCTAAAATGTAGGAAACGCCTCTCtagtttttgtgtttttttcaTGTCATCTCCGCCATTCAGTTAAAATGACATGATTCGATTTGTTGTCGTTCTTTATGGCATAGCAGTTGTCTCGCTGGGGAGAGTGTTCATTTCTACGAAGAAGTACACGAACTGAGCAACATACCTGTTGATGACCCTGTAAGAAGAATCTACATGGCTAGGCACATTATCGAAAAGTACATAGCTGCTGGTACCGGCTTTTAACATCTAAATTGggcctctattttttttttttttgtgtctgAGTTCCCTAATCATTACTAATGTAATTCTATCATCCACGACCATCCAGGTGCTGAAATGGAGATAAACATCTCCCACAGGACGCGCCAGGAAATACTCGGCACGCCCGATCTCACTCACCCAGACCTATTCAACTGTGCAGTAGCCGAGGTGATGCAGCTGATGAAAACGGTAAACGCACGAATTCAAAATTCAGAACATTGCAGTGCTACCGATGCTGATAAGCTTTTGACTCGCAGAATTTGGCGAGAGAGTTCTGGTCCTCCATGCAATTTGTGAAGTTCAAAGAGGAGAATTCGAAGCAGCTGCATAATATGGAGCCTGCAGGTTGGGATTGCTCTGAAAGAGTGAGCTGTGTTCGATGTACTGATGATCCCTTTAACCAAGAACATTTGCAGCATTGTTCTTCTGGAAACCAGTATAATGTGTAAGGTACTGAACAAACTGTATGATATCAGAGAATGGATGTATCTTTGTGCAAAATTATGTAGATAATAATAACCCCCTtgactataggccattttgcaataGAACTTCGATCTCCacttattttgatttaattata
The nucleotide sequence above comes from Ananas comosus cultivar F153 linkage group 17, ASM154086v1, whole genome shotgun sequence. Encoded proteins:
- the LOC109723260 gene encoding regulator of G-protein signaling 1; protein product: MAHCAITGACPSDYVAVAISLLSLILLIVRALLPFISKKGPKVKISGVWLMIAQIVGSISLILSLVMSINFLTLKHKDPWRSCYIWAVWAEGPFGFGLLMSCRIVRAFQLYHVFVKRRLPPIRPSVLLTLILIPWIGGAAFLHMNKPLNHRCHMRTQWVIPIVCIHGFYLAALIGITRTVHHIEFRFHEFKDLLQGIIVSSVAIALWIGAYVLNEVHEDISWIQVCSRFLLLVTASVLVLVFFSMSLSQPLSYQISLRKRESSKVMTMRQALGIPESRLIIQTTTASAIDLNQPLDKLLENKRFRHSFMVFADSCLAGESVHFYEEVHELSNIPVDDPVRRIYMARHIIEKYIAAGAEMEINISHRTRQEILGTPDLTHPDLFNCAVAEVMQLMKTNLAREFWSSMQFVKFKEENSKQLHNMEPAGWDCSERVSCVRCTDDPFNQEHLQHCSSGNQYNV